In Labrus mixtus chromosome 13, fLabMix1.1, whole genome shotgun sequence, a single genomic region encodes these proteins:
- the LOC132986830 gene encoding nectin-1-like → MLLLVLTLMVPTVTNALEVIGGRTTTVQGGAAVLPCKLIDTTETLTQISWQRVTRGKPWTENFYTISSHYGPNYINGRDDRFRFIGSLTDKEGTLQLSNVKLMDEGTYTCMFTLFPSGIHETAIPLKVHVPPVTSLKDAHPALGNDEVPLITCTAAGSKPPAEVRWLTGTLGEKVRPSTNSSLHANGTTTTVSWLFGAHKENSTIVQSSVSSPVLL, encoded by the exons CTCTGGAGGTTATTGGAGGAAGAACGACAACGGTGCAGGGAGGAGCAGCTGTCCTCCCCTGTAAACTCATTGATACCACAGAGACCCTCACACAGATTTCATGGCAGAGAGTGACCAGAGGAAAACCTTGGACGGAAAATTTCTATACAATCTCGTCTCATTATGGACCGAACTATATCAATGGCCGTGATGATCGGTTTAGGTTCATTGGGAgtttaacagacaaagagggtACTCTCCAGTTATCGAATGTCAAACTGATGGATGAAGGCACCTACACATGTATGTTCACTTTGTTCCCCAGCGGGATCCACGAGACAGCGATACCTCTTAAAGTTCATG TGCCTCCGGTCACAAGCCTGAAGGATGCTCATCCTGCTTTGGGTAACGACGAGGTGCCTCTTATTACCTGCACGGCTGCTGGTTCCAAACCTCCTGCAGAGGTGAGGTGGCTCACTGGTACTCTGGGAGAGAAAGTGAGGCCGTCAACCAACTCCAGCCTTCATGCTAATGGTACGACTACCACAGTCAGCTGGCTGTTTGGAGCGCATAAAGAGAACTCAACGATCGTTCAGTCCAGTGTGTCATCACCAGTCCTGCTCTAG